CCCGGCGCTCGCCGGCGGCGATCGAGGCCGCAAACGGCTCGAGCTGTTCGCGAACCGTGTCGGCGACGAGCTCGTGTTCGTGGACGTTCTTCGGGTCGGCGAGCAGTTCCTCTGCGAGCCACTCGTCTTCGGTCGGCGTCTCGCCTCGGCCGGTCGTCCCCGCGAGCGCGTCGGTCTCGACGGTCCGCCCGCGGAGCGCGACCAGTCGCTCCGGCGTCGCGCCGAAGAAGGCGCTCCCGCCGGCGTCGGGCTCGAAGTAGTATCGGTGACAGTCCGGGTACTTCACCGCGAGTCGGTCGAGCGTCGCCGCCCGCGGGAACGGCGCGTCGAGGTCCACTTCGAGCGCCTGCGCGAGGACGACTTTCCGAAGGTCGCCGCCACGGATGCGGTCGACCGCGGCCTCGACGCTCTCGCGCCACGCCTCGCGGCTCGTCGTCCGGCGAGTGGCGCCGATTCCCGGCCGCGGAGGGCGGTCGCCCGTCGCCGCAAGTCCCGAGATCCGGTCGCGCTCGGCGGCGAGTCGCTCCTCAACCGCGTCCGGGTCGGCGTCGTCGCCGACCGCGTTCACCGTGAGCCAGGTGCCGTTGTCTGCAAAAGTGACTTGCACGCGCGGGAGGACGAACCGCGCTTCCGGGAACGGTCCCCACGGATCGCCGTCGCACCCGCCCTCGTGGAAGGCGAAACCGCCGAACAGGCGCGGGCGGGCGGCCTCGGTCCCGGCGTGGACGTCGCCGGAGTGGAACAAGTCGTCCACGCCGGATCTGACCGCCGCGAACCGGTCCGGACCGCTGGCGGTGACGGTCGCGGCCGCGCCGCTGCCGAGGACGAGCGCGTCGTCGGGGGCGTTCCACGTCGTTCGCGGGGCGGCGAGCGCGTCGAACGCGGCCGCGAAGCCGGGCGCGTCGATCTGGGCCGTGCGGCTGACGAGGGTCGACGCCGGGGACGAACGCGCCCGTTCCATTACAGATAGATCGGGTGCGAGGAACCTTTATCTTGACTATCCCGCGTATCGGCGGCGCTCGTCGCCGAGCCTAACTGTACCGCTCCTCGTTCCACGGGTTCGCGGTGTCGCTGTAGCCGCGCTGCTCCCAGTAGCCCAACTCCTTTTCGGTGAGAAACTCGACGCCGGACACCCACTTTGCGCCTTTATAAGCGTACTTGTGCGGCGTGACGACGCGGATCGGACCGCCGTGGTCTGCGGGGAGGTCCCCGTCGTCGAAGCCGTACGCGAAGAGGACGCCCTCGCGGGTGCACTCCGAGAGCGAGAGGTTCGTCGTGTAGCCGTCGAGCGCGTGAAACATGACGTGATCGGCCTCGTCTCGCACGCCCGCGCGCTCGACGAGTTCGCCGAACTCGACGCCGGTGAACGTGCAGTCGAACTTGCTCCATCCGGTGACGCAGTGAAAGTCCTGCCGCTGCGTGACGGACGGAAGCTCTCGGAACTCGGCAAGCGAATAGTCGAGCGCGTTTTCGACCGCACCCCACACCTCGAACGCGAACGTCTCCGGGTCCCACGACGGCGTCCCGCTCTTCGAGAGGACGGGGAAGCGGTCCGTCTCGCGCTGTCCCGGCGGGAGCCGGTCGGTGCCGTACTCTCGGTAGAGCCCCGTGAGGTCCTCGACGGTGTCCGTGCCAGCGGCGGTGTCGGCGCCGGAATCGGTCATGCCACCGCTTCGGGCCGGCGTCACGTATCAATGTCGCTCTCGCAGGCGTCTAACGGGCGCGGTCGATGCTCGGGAGAGAAGTATACGCAAACTGGCGTGTGTTTTGATTGTCAAAAGAGGTATTTGTAGAATAGAAACGATCATTATTTGATTACCCGAATTTGGTTTCAATTCAGCGTAGCACCGACGCCACATTTATATCCCCATTCCCATTACTCCCGTGCAGGAAATGCCACAAGTAGAGATCACCGTGCCGGAGCATCTGGAGATGCAGATCGCGCAGATGGTCGAGCAGGGAGAGTTCCTCAACCGCGAAGAAGCGGTCGAAGAGCTCCTGTCGACGGGCATAAAGGCGTTTAAGACGAGCGGGCCGCGAGACGACGAGGACTCCAGCGGGTTCGAAGACGAGGGAATGATGGGCCACGAAGACGAGTACGTCTTCTAATCCGGGTCGTTGCACGCTCCGGGAACGGCCCCGGCGGTTCACGGTGTGGTTTCGACGACGCTCGTCGGTCGTGTCCTCCGACGATCCGACGCACGTAGTCACACTACCGCAGAGCCGTGCGTATACCCCTCAACAACGTTTAAAGGGTGTACGCCCCGTATCAGTGGTATGCACAAAGACGAGCTGCTCGAACTCCACGAACAGATGGTGACGATCATGGAGCATTTCCGCGACCACGAAACCGTGGACAGCTCGCTTTTCGACCCGTACGACGAACTCGACGTCGACCCGTCTCACGTCCACAAATCGAAGAGCGAACACAAACACGCCGTATTCGTCCTCGGCAACGCCCTCGCGAGCGCGATGAGCGAAGACGAGTTCTCTCCCGCCGGCCGGGTCGGGAAGCGGATGGAAGAGCTGGCCGACGACGCCGAAAACAAGATCTGAGTCGGCGCCCCGCGAACGCTTAAGCGCACGGCCGCCCGCTGGCCTGTATGGTCGCGGAGGCGCTCTCGTCAGGAGTCGCGCACCTCGTCGCCGGCGGCGCCCTCGTCGTCGCCGCCCTCGCTGTCGTCTATCGGACCGACCGCCCGAGCGGCGCGTGGACTCGCGCGCTTCGCTCGCGGCTCCTCCTCGGCGTCCCCTGGGGGACGCTCGTCACCGTCGCCGCGGTTATCGCCGTCTACCTGTTCGTTCAAAGCGGGCTGGAGAACCCGAATCGACCCGTCGTGATCCCGTTTCGGTCGTGGTCGTACCTCTACCCGGAAGGGATGTTCTGGGCCGGGCTCGCCCATTCGAGTCGTAGCCACATCACCGGAAACCTCCTGTCGACGCTCGTCGCCGGCGGACTCGCCGAGTACGCCTTCGGGCACTTCCCCGACGGACGCGGCGTCGACGAGGCGAGCGAGACGGAAGACGGCGCGACGCGGTCGGGACGCCTCACGCTCGCCGCCGCTCGCGAGTCGCTCCCCACGCTCGCGGCGATCCGTGACGGTCTCGCCGCCGGCGACCGCCCGCTCGCCGCCAACCCCTACGTTCGAGCGTTCGTCGTCGTCCCCGGCTCGCTGCTGTCCTTTGCCGTCCTCTCGTCGCTGTTCGCGCTCGGCCCGGTGATCGGCTTCTCGGGGGTCGTGTTCGCGCTGTGGGGGTTCGCGCTCGTCTTCTACCCCCTCTCGACCGTCGCGGCGCTCACCGGGGCGACGCTGGTGAACGTGACCTACGAG
This genomic window from Halorubrum sp. PV6 contains:
- a CDS encoding isochorismate synthase MenF, translated to MERARSSPASTLVSRTAQIDAPGFAAAFDALAAPRTTWNAPDDALVLGSGAAATVTASGPDRFAAVRSGVDDLFHSGDVHAGTEAARPRLFGGFAFHEGGCDGDPWGPFPEARFVLPRVQVTFADNGTWLTVNAVGDDADPDAVEERLAAERDRISGLAATGDRPPRPGIGATRRTTSREAWRESVEAAVDRIRGGDLRKVVLAQALEVDLDAPFPRAATLDRLAVKYPDCHRYYFEPDAGGSAFFGATPERLVALRGRTVETDALAGTTGRGETPTEDEWLAEELLADPKNVHEHELVADTVREQLEPFAASIAAGERRVRRLATVQHLHTPITAELNADRHVLDLVEALHPTPAVGGLPPDRALETIHDTEPFDRGWYAAPVGWIDAAGNGAFAVAIRSAVATSRRATLFAGVGLVADSEPDREWDEVQLKYRPILDELEETN
- a CDS encoding sulfite oxidase-like oxidoreductase, which produces MTDSGADTAAGTDTVEDLTGLYREYGTDRLPPGQRETDRFPVLSKSGTPSWDPETFAFEVWGAVENALDYSLAEFRELPSVTQRQDFHCVTGWSKFDCTFTGVEFGELVERAGVRDEADHVMFHALDGYTTNLSLSECTREGVLFAYGFDDGDLPADHGGPIRVVTPHKYAYKGAKWVSGVEFLTEKELGYWEQRGYSDTANPWNEERYS
- a CDS encoding surface glycoprotein precursor encodes the protein MPQVEITVPEHLEMQIAQMVEQGEFLNREEAVEELLSTGIKAFKTSGPRDDEDSSGFEDEGMMGHEDEYVF
- a CDS encoding UPF0058 family protein, which codes for MHKDELLELHEQMVTIMEHFRDHETVDSSLFDPYDELDVDPSHVHKSKSEHKHAVFVLGNALASAMSEDEFSPAGRVGKRMEELADDAENKI